In one window of Miscanthus floridulus cultivar M001 chromosome 12, ASM1932011v1, whole genome shotgun sequence DNA:
- the LOC136498164 gene encoding proteasome subunit alpha type-1-like isoform X1, whose product MEAVKQGSACVGLCSCTHAVLAAINKPASELSSYQRKVFRIAEHAGVALTSLTTDGHVLSRFLRNECINHSFVYEAPLPISRLALKLVDRAQLSPRDTTTTFFVNDN is encoded by the exons ATGGAGGCCGTCAAGCAGGGATCCGCCTGTGTCGGGCTCTGTTCCTGCACCCACGCCGTCCTCGCCGCCATCAACAAGCCCGCCTCTGAGCTCTCCTCCTACCAGCGGAAGGTGTTCCGCATTGCTGAGCACGCCGGGGTCGCACTCACCAGCCTCACCACCGACGGACACGTCCTCTCACGCTTCCTCCGCAACGAGTGCATCAACCACTCCTTCGTCTACGAGGCACCGCTCCCCATCTCTAGGCTCGCGCTCAAGCTTGTCGACAGGGCGCAG CTCAGCCCCAGAGATACAACTACCACCTTCTTTGTCAACGATAACTGA
- the LOC136498164 gene encoding proteasome subunit alpha type-1-like isoform X2, whose translation MEAVKQGSACVGLCSCTHAVLAAINKPASELSSYQRKVFRIAEHAGVALTSLTTDGHVLSRFLRNECINHSFVYEAPLPISRLALKLVDRAQPQRYNYHLLCQR comes from the exons ATGGAGGCCGTCAAGCAGGGATCCGCCTGTGTCGGGCTCTGTTCCTGCACCCACGCCGTCCTCGCCGCCATCAACAAGCCCGCCTCTGAGCTCTCCTCCTACCAGCGGAAGGTGTTCCGCATTGCTGAGCACGCCGGGGTCGCACTCACCAGCCTCACCACCGACGGACACGTCCTCTCACGCTTCCTCCGCAACGAGTGCATCAACCACTCCTTCGTCTACGAGGCACCGCTCCCCATCTCTAGGCTCGCGCTCAAGCTTGTCGACAGGGCGCAG CCCCAGAGATACAACTACCACCTTCTTTGTCAACGATAA